In the Necator americanus strain Aroian chromosome X, whole genome shotgun sequence genome, tcttttcgaaaccctgctcactcgcatggctgtccttcatctaattttccttctatcctgtttagaattactcttgtgaagagcttgtagacagtaagcagattgggcgatagttgccgatgtcatgtgggtCTCTCTTCTTATACAACACCACGGTCTTGttggttttccattgcttagggATCTTGCCTCTTCCaccccccttctcgatgctgttGTTCAATCTGGGTTCCGGAAAGGAACGGTTGGCCACGTTCCGACAGGAACAACGAATACTCTGCACCGCCTTTGCAGGTTatgccaacacttctgctcttctctttctGAAGTCTTCTTTTATTGCcactctgcaaagccttgcgaacTCGAACATAAGTTCGTGGTTGCCTACATCTTCTGCAACTCCACACTAACGTATTAGCTCTAGAGTTTCCGGAGACAGCCAACTCTTGGTGTAATGAAACTCTTCGTATTCCTCCTACAGtcatgaagatgttctacaagccgttcaaattcgtcgtcgatgttgtctaTGACGCTATCTTCCCACGCGAAGCGAAGAGCTCCCAGCCGATGATGGTTCAGGGGGTTCGCTTTGTGAACTTCGCCGCCTTTTCTCCCCTctgtgtgaaagaaaatcttctacGAAAAAGGCgttggtccgatcccgtatagaactttagCACAACAGCGACAGCCGTCAGgtaaaaccttttactgacgacgatgtggtcaatttcattatgatacccTCCATCGGGTGACTCCTAAGTCTAGCGTAGAgtggagggcttctggaattacGAGTTCCCATAGATGGTCTttgtcgtcatgatgaactcggaaacCCTCTCTCCCTACTCATTTCATTGAACGTCGTGAGTAGCAATGTGAAGTTTTACAGCCGTTCTTCTGGAGCCTATTTTGAAAttgccaactatgaccttgcaGAAGGTATGGCtttttctgtagaacttcCTCATGTCCATATAAAAAGCTGCGACTTCTTCCTCTTCGTAGTTTAATGTTGGATCGTAAGCGACGAAGGTTGCCAAATCTGGAGTTGAACAACTTCCAGTCAATCAGTTCCCGAATCAGGTTGttagttgttcgaaagagtcggtGTTCAATTCCATACTTGTGTTGACAGAAATGCCAATTCCACCAACTCCCATACCGTCGCATGTTCgtgagaacagttcttctccaatgTCATATACGGCGTTCAATGGCTGGCGTCGTCTCGTTTCAGTCGTTTTgttgacgtcgtacttaatcatcctagcttgcatcatcagatcttcaatggccgcatccgatgcaagcgtacgggcgttataagtacagatcgtcatcctagtccttttccgtttcggtggTCTACACGACTCCTGTAACCCCGTCTTTCCTGGAGCTACTGTACCTGGATTTCCtctggaatcaggagactcttttctattactgtgttttgcataaaaatttaaaaccagTGATACAGATACAAATAACAGATACAGTGATGTTTGttgccatattcgtgttgacgacGACACCAACTTCCACGAGCTTCTGGAGAAGAgaagtcccatgagtttttgttagaatttccgttctcccggagtggacatgtggagcttatttgttggaggcgactccaaaccgccttcttggcacctcccagtcacttgattgcaggcttttggccggaccgacgtgcgggatacaaagatgtcatgagtcagtcctggctcagcagaaataggaagtccatcccctgaatccactcgcgtctctgggcaagaaCAAGGTCCCTTTTGGTCCGTGGTTAGCCCCTATCTGCCAGCcggcgccacgtagcctcgcgactaacctgAACTGCCGATCGCTGTCGAATGAACTTCAACAACCCACTTTAGACTGCTACGATATTTGCATCTGTTGTTTGCAACATTACAGGAAACGCGCATCAGAGAATGTCccgttatcaaaaaaaaactgcgctaTATACTGCGCCAAcgttgatgagaaaaaagtgggaGGCTGCGCggtagctgtgaggaacgactacaatAGCCTGGTGGAGCAATTTATctcaacgtcgtcaagatgCGCCATCGTACGATTGCAGGATCGCAGAGCACTCATAATCGGGGTCGTAGCGCGCATGAGAGATctgcccgtcatcagcattgaaaattacaccatTTACTGCGGCGACgttgatgagaacaaagtaagTGGCTGCGCGAAAGTTgcgaggaacgattacaacaacctcATGGAGGAATTTGGATCAAGGTCTCTAGATGCGTTTTGTACGACCgtgggatcgcagaggacgtgaactctggatcgcagaggacgtgaACTCTGGATCgcaagtgctcacgcacctacttAAACCCCTAAGGACAACAGTAAGAACGCCTTCTacgatgaactcaatgcgttgatgtccaAAATACCCatccagcaggtggtcattttCGGAATCAACGGAAATGCGAGgatgggacttgaacaacaatccgatgtggtGGGAAAGTGGTTTTATCCCATGGAGCAGAATTTGACAACGGAAATACTCTGATAGGCCTTTGCGAGCAGACGTATCTCaccatcgcttccacgtttaagaggaatcagctcacgtggcagggatCAACCCTTTTAAGGCCTAAAGAGCAGCACAAGCGAAAGATGAGAATGCTCAAACTTCGAATCGACTGCGTCCTGAGGAGGAACATTCTCCAATCGGATATCAGAAAATCTAGAGCCGTGtgggacgtcgcattcgattccgaccacATTTCTGTTCTTCTGAGCTTGAAGTTAGAGTTGCAAAAGAGAGATCGAGGAGTTAAACCTTAACCAAAGGCATGACAGATTTGAAAGGTGCAGAAAGGATTTCCGCCAACGGATGTCGGTGAATATTGGATTACAGACCAAGCTTAAGGACGCCCACTCTCTCACCAGTCGTGTTCAGTGcactgcaaagaaaacgctgcaaaagaaaactgttCCAATGAcgaggaagaagtttgccgttgcatctgcggagacaagatcCGCATACAATTTTGTATGTCACGACACACAAAATGAGCAAGGAGAAGTGTCTGAGAAAGAACCTGCGTCAGTTGCACTAAGATGGCGAGAACAAACGGATATCAAGAgcggagaaaaagagagaaaaaagcataGGAGGCAagaaccccccccccccccccaaaaaaaaaaaaaaaaaaaaaaagcctgtcCTCTACTGAGGCATTACAACGACAAAATGAATAGATGTTCACCTGTCCTCACCTGCTAATGGGTTCGCTGTCACTGAAGCAACCCTACCAATGTGTAGGTATCACATCAACACCCTACACTTCAACACTGGTAAGCGCAATCAGCTCCTGAGGTCCTGCACGTCCAACGACCGATGTTCACCGCATTCAGCGAGGAACCGCCTACCGAAGTTCTGATTTGCGCGatagttcgactttccttgaatctctGCATAGAATTGCAAAttgtcgatagtccaatttaagcaacagtcaagattgttaacaaactttattgcGGCTAACGTTtgggcgtcgtcgccttcgtcagggCCTGGAaggtcagatcatttgtgatatatcctctcaaatgcctcgcctagaacaagtcatcattgcTTATTATGCTatatccaaaatcgaaaccagaAGAGTCCAAATTgttgtgcttacctaggtagccgtgttgccgtgatattagcggacctccgcgtgataaaatcgctccgctaatactagttaggatgcgacccgcatatgaccccgtagatcaaaacccgcaaaggtcttgatacagagccactt is a window encoding:
- a CDS encoding hypothetical protein (NECATOR_CHRX.G24582.T1); amino-acid sequence: MGLLFSRSSWKLVSSSTRIWQQTSLYLLFVSVSLVLNFYAKHSNRKESPDSRGNPGTVAPGKTGLQESCRPPKRKRTRMTICTYNARTLASDAAIEDLMMQARMIKYDVNKTTETRRRQPLNAVYDIGEELFSRTCDGMGVGGIGISVNTSMELNTDSFEQLTT